The genomic DNA CGCGTGAGATCGTGGCGAAGCAAGGACTTCCGGTCACGCCCGGCAGTCCAGGGGAATTGCGCAGCGAGGAGGATGCGTTGCAAGCGGCGCAGAAGATCGGCTTCCCCGTCATTATCAAAGCTACGGCCGGGGGGGGAGGACGAGGCATGCGGGTCGTCAACAAGGCCGAAGACCTGGGACGAGCCTTTCAGGCTGCTCAGGCTGAAGCGAAATCGACCTTCGGTAACGACGGTGTGTATCTCGAGCGGTATTTTTTGGAACCCCGCCATATCGAGGTGCAGATTTTGGCCGATCAATACGGTCGAGTCGTTCACCTTGGAGAACGGGACTGTTCAATTCAACGGCGGCATCAAAAACTGGTCGAGGAAACTCCCTCTCCCGTCGTCGATGATAAACTGCGCCGAGAAATCGGTCGAGTCGCTGTGGAGGCGGTGAAGGCCGCGCATTACCGAAATGTGGGCACCGTCGAATTTTTGCTCGACAAAGACCGCCAGTTTTATTTCATGGAAGTCAATACCCGCATCCAGGTGGAACATCCAATCACCGAGATGGTGACCGGCGTCGATTTGATCAAGGAACAGATCCGTTTGGCTGCGGGTCAACCGCTTTCTATTCGGCAACAAGATGTGATCCTCACTGGCCATAGCCTGGAGTGCCGTATTAATGCCGAAGATCCGGAGAAGTTTACGCCGTCCCCGGGAGTGATCACCAAATACAGCCCACCGGGAGGGTTTGGAATCCGGGTCGATTCCGCCATGGAGTCGGGTTCGGTCGTCGTTCCTTACTATGATTCGATGATTGCAAAGCTGATCACCCATGGCCGTGATCGACAGGAATCAGCTGCTCGTATGAGACGCGCACTCGGCGAATTCGTCATCGAGGGTATCAAGACCACCATCCCGCTTCACCGGCGAATCCTCGACGATCCCGATTTTCAAAAAGGCCATGTATCGACGACGTTCTTGGAACGATTTTTGGCAAGCTAGGCCGGCGAGTGCTCCCTTCAGAAGAACGGTCGTTTCGGTGGTTTTTCCGCCGAGTGACCCATTCCTTGGTAAGCGTCAGGTCTCATGGTAAGCTCAGCAGAGTGTCCTTCCGCTTCGAGCGAGAAGAGGGTGCATCCGCTGTCGGCTTCCTGATAGGATACACACGCGCTCGATAGGTCGAGCGCCCAATATATGCGACGTATCGGCCTCATTCTTAGTATCGTGGCGATCGGAATTGCGATCGGTGGCTATGTGTTTTTTAACGGAGAACGGAAGCCTCCCATTCGATACCGGACGGCAGCGGTTGAACGTGGTGAGATTGTCTCTGTCGTCAGTGCTACGGGAACCATCAATCCGGTCGTATCTGTCCAGGTGGGAACGCAAGTATCAGGAATGATCAAAAGCCTCCACGCCGATTTCAACTCACGAGTCAAAGCGGGGGATACGGTTGCGGTCATTGATCCCGAACCGTTCAAGGCTCGTCGAGAACAAGCCGCCAGCAATCTGGAAATGGCGCGATCCAATGTTGCACGATCCAAAGCCGACCTGGCGCAGCGGAAACGTGAACTCGACCGTGTTCAATCGCTGTTGCCGCAACAGTTTGTTTCACAAAATGACGTCGATGTCGCGCTCACAAATTTTCAAAGTGCGGAAGCACAGCTGCGGGTTGCCGAGGCCCAGGTCAAGCAGGCAGTAGCGACATTGAATGCGGCTGAGTTGGAGCTGAAATATACCGTCATTCGGTCGCCTGTGGACGGTATAGTCGTAGCGCGGAATGTAGAGGTCGGTCAGACGGTCGCTTCCAGCTTTGCCACGCCCAACCTCTTTCTGATCGCTCTCGATCTGACCAATATGCAAGTCGATACCAACGTGAGTGAGTCGGATATCGGCGGAATGACGGAAGGGAAAGAAGCGGTTTTCACCGTTGATGCCTATCCGGGAGAGTTCTTCGCCGGTACCATTAAACAGGTGCGCCTCGCACCCATGAATATCCAAAATGTCGTCACCTACAATGTGGTAGTGGGGGTCGATAACAAGGATTTACGCCTCAAGCCTGGAATGACTGCGAACGTATCGATTGTGGTGGCTCAAAGAGACCAGGTGCTTAAGGTTCCCAACGCAGCATTACGTTTCATGCCTCCGAAGACCGAAGGGGACCGCCGGGGGTCAGGTGGTCAAGCGGCAAAAGTTGACGGAGGACGCCCGATTCATACAGGGGAAGAAGCGGGACAGTCGAGGACTGTCTGGACACAGTCGGAAAGCGGTGACCTCGTTTCCCTTTCAGTCCGAACGGGTATCTCGGATGGCGTCACCACCGAAGTCTTGTCCGGCGATCTTATGGAAAATGATTCGGTCGTTGTCGGTATCGAACAGTCTTTCGGAGAAAAGAAGGGCAACGAGCTGCCACCTGGATTCGGTAACCCGCGACGCCCTCGTTCTCGATGAGCCATCGAATGGTGTGAAGTATTCGGTGTATGCGATTGGGTTTGCCGAGCGTACTCGCTTGCCACCGTCACCTCCTCGTTCATCTTCAGGTCGCATCCCTTACAGGATAGGCTTGTGAGCGCGCTGATCATTTGTGAAGATATTTGGAAGATCTATCGCGTCGGTGACGTCGAAGTGCAGGCGCTGAAAGGGTTGAATCTCACCATCCGGCGAGGCGAGTTCATTGCCATTATGGGATCGAGTGGGTCAGGCAAGTCCACGCTGATGAACATTCTCGGGTGCCTTGATCAACCGACCAAGGGACAATACCGGCTGAACGGTATCGATGTTGGACATTTGCCGCCTGACCGGTTGGCGGAAATCCGGAATCAGCAAATCGGCTTTGTGTTTCAAAGTTTCAACCTCATTCCCCGGACCAGTGCATTGGAAAATGCCCAGTTGCCGCTGTTTTACCGAGGACTTTCCCTAAAGGAACAGCGATCCCTTGCGTCTGCTGCCTTGCAGCGTGTGGGGTTGAGCGGGCGTGAGCACCATTCCCCCACACAACTTTCGGGAGGACAGCAGCAGCGAGTAGCGATTGCCCGGGCACTGGTGACATCGCCTTCGTTGCTCCTTGCGGATGAACCGACCGGAAATCTCGATACACAGTCCAGCCAAGAAATCATGGAGATTCTTGAGGGGTTGAATCGGGAAGGGATCACGGTGATCCTAGTGACGCACGAAATCGATATTGCGGCCTATGCATCGCGACAGATTATGATTAAGGATGGTCAGGTCCTCAGTGATCGGGCGACCGAGGGCAGGTCGCACGTTGTAGGAATGTAAATGCAAGCGTTTGTGTGGCTGACGATTGTGACGGCATTGCGAATTCTCGGCCGAAACAGACTGCGTGCCGGTCTGACGATGCTGGGAATCGTCATCGGTGTGGGAGCGGTCATCGCGATGGTCAGTATCGGCGAGGGAGCCAAGCAGGCCGTGCAGAAGCAAATAGCCACCATCGGCACAAACGTCATCATGATCTGGCCTGCTGCCACGAGCGTCGGCGGTGTACGCGGTGCACAAGGGGGGGCCGTCACACTGACTGTTGCGGATGCCGTGGACCTGAAGAAGAAAATTCCTCTTCTGTCTGATACGGCTTGGATGAAACGCGATGTGCTGCAGATTGTGAACGGTCATCGGAACGGTAACAGTCCCGTCAATGGAGTGTCGCCCAGCTATCTTAGTATCCGAGACTGGTCGTTCAGTAAGGGAGGTCCCTTTACCCAGGCAGATATGGAGAGCGCGGCTCTCGTCGCACTTCTTGGACAATCCGTGGTCGATGAACTTTTTGACCCGGGGGAGGAACCACTTGGGGCTGTCATTCGTATTCGAAACGTTCCGCTTCGGGTGATCGGCGTCTTATCTCCCAAAGGACAGAACACGTATGGTCAGGATCAGGACGATGTCGTATTTATCCCCTTCACGACCGCCGAGCGGAAAGTCTTTGGAACACCGTTCCTTGGATCGGTCGGCGGCATCTATGCCGCCACAGATCAAGCCGAGGATATGTCGGAAGCGGTAGAACTCATACGAGAGGTCATGAGATCTCGCCACCGTCTACAGGGCGAGCAACCGGACGATTTCACGGTTCGCACACAGGTCGAGATGGCAAAGGTACAGGAAGGGACGAGTCAAACGTTGACGGTCATGTTGATGGCGATTGCGTCCGTCTCACTGCTCGTCGGCGGTATCGGCATCATGAATATTCTGCTTGTTTCAGTGACGGAGCGGACACGAGAAATCGGAATCCGTATGGCGGTCGGAGCCAAACGAGCCCATATCCTGATACAGTTCTTGATCGAAGCTATGACGCTCAGTGTGGTCGGCGGCTGCATCGGCATTCTATTGGGAGTGCTGAGCGCTAATTTGACGACCGTGATTGCCGGCTGGCCCACGATTATTTCGAGCGACACGGTCGCAACGGCATTCGGCTTTTCTATCGCCGTCGGCTTATTTTTTGGTTTATATCCCGCCAATAAAGCCGCTCGGCTCAATCCCATCGAAGCGCTGCGTTACGAATAGGTTGATACTCACTTCTCCTAAGGATCCATCGCGATGATTGTTTCAATAG from Nitrospira sp. includes the following:
- a CDS encoding Biotin carboxylase of acetyl-CoA carboxylase, whose translation is MFKKVLIANRGEIALRVIRACKELGIKTVAIHSEADALALHVRAADEKVCVGPAESALSYRNIPNVLSAAEITGVDAIHPGYGFLSENAHFAEVCESIGMKFIGPSSENIAMMGDKAKAREIVAKQGLPVTPGSPGELRSEEDALQAAQKIGFPVIIKATAGGGGRGMRVVNKAEDLGRAFQAAQAEAKSTFGNDGVYLERYFLEPRHIEVQILADQYGRVVHLGERDCSIQRRHQKLVEETPSPVVDDKLRREIGRVAVEAVKAAHYRNVGTVEFLLDKDRQFYFMEVNTRIQVEHPITEMVTGVDLIKEQIRLAAGQPLSIRQQDVILTGHSLECRINAEDPEKFTPSPGVITKYSPPGGFGIRVDSAMESGSVVVPYYDSMIAKLITHGRDRQESAARMRRALGEFVIEGIKTTIPLHRRILDDPDFQKGHVSTTFLERFLAS
- a CDS encoding Macrolide-specific efflux protein MacA, producing MRRIGLILSIVAIGIAIGGYVFFNGERKPPIRYRTAAVERGEIVSVVSATGTINPVVSVQVGTQVSGMIKSLHADFNSRVKAGDTVAVIDPEPFKARREQAASNLEMARSNVARSKADLAQRKRELDRVQSLLPQQFVSQNDVDVALTNFQSAEAQLRVAEAQVKQAVATLNAAELELKYTVIRSPVDGIVVARNVEVGQTVASSFATPNLFLIALDLTNMQVDTNVSESDIGGMTEGKEAVFTVDAYPGEFFAGTIKQVRLAPMNIQNVVTYNVVVGVDNKDLRLKPGMTANVSIVVAQRDQVLKVPNAALRFMPPKTEGDRRGSGGQAAKVDGGRPIHTGEEAGQSRTVWTQSESGDLVSLSVRTGISDGVTTEVLSGDLMENDSVVVGIEQSFGEKKGNELPPGFGNPRRPRSR
- a CDS encoding ABC-type antimicrobial peptide transport system, ATPase component codes for the protein MSALIICEDIWKIYRVGDVEVQALKGLNLTIRRGEFIAIMGSSGSGKSTLMNILGCLDQPTKGQYRLNGIDVGHLPPDRLAEIRNQQIGFVFQSFNLIPRTSALENAQLPLFYRGLSLKEQRSLASAALQRVGLSGREHHSPTQLSGGQQQRVAIARALVTSPSLLLADEPTGNLDTQSSQEIMEILEGLNREGITVILVTHEIDIAAYASRQIMIKDGQVLSDRATEGRSHVVGM
- a CDS encoding ABC-type antimicrobial peptide transport system, permease component: MQAFVWLTIVTALRILGRNRLRAGLTMLGIVIGVGAVIAMVSIGEGAKQAVQKQIATIGTNVIMIWPAATSVGGVRGAQGGAVTLTVADAVDLKKKIPLLSDTAWMKRDVLQIVNGHRNGNSPVNGVSPSYLSIRDWSFSKGGPFTQADMESAALVALLGQSVVDELFDPGEEPLGAVIRIRNVPLRVIGVLSPKGQNTYGQDQDDVVFIPFTTAERKVFGTPFLGSVGGIYAATDQAEDMSEAVELIREVMRSRHRLQGEQPDDFTVRTQVEMAKVQEGTSQTLTVMLMAIASVSLLVGGIGIMNILLVSVTERTREIGIRMAVGAKRAHILIQFLIEAMTLSVVGGCIGILLGVLSANLTTVIAGWPTIISSDTVATAFGFSIAVGLFFGLYPANKAARLNPIEALRYE